A genomic stretch from Bradyrhizobium quebecense includes:
- a CDS encoding SDR family NAD(P)-dependent oxidoreductase produces the protein MGLDLPDDDMVGGLLSATQSGCPVHACHAGVHRGEKKAMLLTGASRGIGHATAKLFSQAGWRIISCARQPFDRERCPWESGNEDHVQVDLGNHRMLPRVITEVKKRLAGAPLHALVNNAGVSPKSSNGGRLTSLTTSPETWMRVFHLNLMAPIMLAQGLFEELRAASGSIVNVTSIAGSRVHPFAGSAYATSKAALASLTREMAHDYAPHGIRVNAIAPGEIQTSMLSLDTEARLVPSIPLRRVGTPDEVAKVIFFLCSDAASYVTGAEVPINGGQHL, from the coding sequence GTGGGTCTCGATCTGCCAGATGACGATATGGTCGGAGGTCTGTTGTCTGCAACACAGTCGGGTTGTCCCGTGCATGCCTGCCACGCCGGCGTCCACCGGGGAGAAAAGAAGGCGATGCTGCTGACCGGCGCCTCACGCGGGATCGGTCACGCCACTGCCAAGCTGTTTTCGCAGGCGGGCTGGCGGATCATTTCTTGCGCGCGCCAACCGTTCGATCGCGAGCGGTGCCCGTGGGAGTCAGGGAACGAGGATCATGTCCAAGTCGATCTTGGCAATCATCGAATGCTGCCGCGCGTGATCACCGAGGTCAAGAAACGGTTGGCGGGCGCACCGTTGCACGCGCTGGTGAACAATGCCGGCGTCTCGCCGAAATCGTCCAATGGTGGCCGGCTGACGTCGTTGACGACCTCACCCGAAACCTGGATGAGGGTGTTCCATCTCAATCTGATGGCTCCGATAATGCTGGCGCAAGGGTTGTTTGAGGAGCTGAGAGCTGCGTCAGGATCGATCGTCAACGTGACGTCCATCGCGGGCTCGCGTGTGCACCCATTTGCCGGCAGTGCGTATGCGACGTCGAAAGCTGCGCTTGCAAGTCTGACACGAGAAATGGCCCACGATTATGCGCCGCATGGCATTCGCGTGAATGCGATCGCACCCGGCGAAATACAGACGAGTATGTTGTCGCTCGACACGGAAGCGCGTCTCGTGCCAAGCATTCCGCTGCGCAGAGTGGGAACACCCGATGAAGTGGCCAAGGTCATCTTCTTCCTATGTTCGGATGCTGCAAGTTATGTCACCGGCGCCGAGGTGCCGATCAATGGTGGGCAACATCTTTGA
- the nifA gene encoding nif-specific transcriptional activator NifA has protein sequence MLHIASTRERPNSQSETEREVSVEPLCESALTGIFEISRVLTAPCRLEVTLAKVVDLLQSFVQMRHGIVSLFDDEGMPDIAVGAGWSEGSDERYRMHLPRKAIDQIVATDTPLIAENVAVEPAFSAADLQVLGATDSMLVSFIGVPIRIDPKVVGTLTVDRIRDDRSSQLLDYDARLLGMIANLVGQTVKLHRLFACDRERLMVEKDRLHKQLSELRQPARERKKVPIHGIIGDSPALRGLLEKIAVVAKSNSTVLLRGESGTGKELVAKAIHELSLRAKRPFIKLNCAALPETVLESELFGHEKGAFTGAFSARKGRFELADKGTLFLDEIGEISAPFQAKLLRVLQEQEFERVGSNQTIKVDVRVIAATNRNLEEAVARSEFRADLYYRISVVPLMLPTLRERRSDIPLLASEFLKNFNSENCRTLSFEASAIDVLMNCGFPGNVRELENCIQRTATLAAGPSIMRNDFACCHGQCLSAMLWKSTSDEMTVQPAPTMPMPASPVTPVTKADAPLPPVGSELASLGPPGTVLVSGAKIADRERVIAAMEKSGWVQAKAARLLGLTPRQIGYALRKYGIEIKRF, from the coding sequence ATGCTGCATATCGCATCCACACGCGAAAGACCTAACTCACAGTCAGAGACGGAGCGCGAGGTCTCGGTCGAACCGCTGTGCGAGAGCGCCCTGACCGGCATCTTCGAAATATCAAGGGTGCTCACTGCACCTTGCCGGCTCGAAGTGACATTGGCCAAAGTGGTCGATCTTCTGCAATCGTTTGTGCAGATGCGACACGGCATCGTTTCACTCTTCGACGATGAAGGGATGCCGGACATCGCCGTGGGGGCCGGCTGGAGCGAGGGTAGTGACGAGCGCTACCGGATGCACTTGCCGCGGAAGGCGATCGATCAGATCGTCGCGACGGACACACCCCTGATCGCCGAGAATGTGGCAGTCGAGCCGGCGTTCAGCGCTGCGGACCTGCAGGTGCTCGGCGCCACAGACAGTATGCTGGTGTCATTCATCGGGGTTCCAATTCGTATTGATCCGAAAGTCGTGGGTACGCTGACGGTTGATCGTATTCGGGACGACAGGTCGAGCCAACTACTTGACTACGACGCGCGGCTGCTCGGCATGATCGCCAACCTGGTCGGGCAGACAGTTAAGCTGCATCGCCTGTTCGCCTGTGACCGCGAACGACTGATGGTGGAGAAAGACCGGCTGCATAAGCAACTGTCAGAGCTTAGACAGCCCGCAAGGGAGCGCAAGAAGGTGCCGATCCACGGGATCATCGGCGACAGCCCGGCGCTGCGCGGGCTGCTCGAGAAGATCGCGGTCGTCGCTAAATCGAACAGCACCGTTTTGCTTCGCGGTGAATCCGGTACTGGGAAGGAACTCGTAGCCAAGGCCATTCACGAGTTGTCGTTGCGTGCCAAGCGGCCCTTCATCAAGCTGAATTGCGCGGCGCTCCCTGAGACAGTTCTGGAGTCCGAATTGTTCGGTCACGAGAAGGGTGCCTTTACCGGCGCGTTCAGCGCGCGCAAAGGGCGCTTCGAGCTTGCTGACAAGGGCACGCTGTTTCTTGACGAGATCGGTGAAATTTCGGCCCCGTTCCAGGCGAAGTTGCTGCGCGTTCTGCAAGAGCAGGAGTTCGAGCGCGTCGGCAGTAACCAGACCATCAAGGTGGATGTTCGTGTCATAGCTGCGACCAATAGGAATCTTGAAGAGGCTGTGGCGAGGAGCGAGTTCCGCGCAGACCTATATTATCGCATCAGCGTAGTTCCCTTGATGCTGCCAACGCTGCGCGAAAGGCGAAGTGATATTCCGTTGCTTGCCAGCGAGTTTCTGAAAAATTTCAACAGCGAGAACTGCCGTACGCTGAGCTTTGAGGCGAGTGCGATCGATGTGCTGATGAACTGCGGATTTCCAGGAAATGTCCGCGAACTCGAAAATTGCATCCAGCGAACCGCGACCCTGGCCGCCGGGCCCTCGATCATGAGAAATGACTTTGCATGTTGCCATGGCCAGTGCCTTTCCGCGATGCTCTGGAAAAGTACATCGGATGAGATGACAGTCCAGCCTGCACCAACCATGCCAATGCCGGCGAGTCCTGTCACACCCGTGACTAAGGCGGACGCGCCGCTGCCGCCTGTTGGCAGCGAGTTGGCCTCACTGGGGCCTCCCGGCACAGTCCTCGTGAGCGGCGCGAAGATTGCCGATCGCGAACGGGTCATTGCCGCCATGGAAAAATCCGGTTGGGTTCAAGCAAAGGCAGCGCGCTTGCTCGGACTTACTCCGCGCCAGATCGGCTACGCGTTGAGGAAATACGGAATCGAGATCAAGCGATTTTGA
- a CDS encoding electron transfer flavoprotein subunit beta/FixA family protein: protein MHNVVCIKQVPDSAQIRVHPVTNTIMRQGVPTIINPYDLFALEAALELRDRFGGKITVLTMGPPSAEDSLRKALTFGADRAILLTDRCFAGSDTLATTYALATAIRKIDKEYGRPDLIFTGKQTIDGDTAQVGPGIAKRLGVLQLTYVAKVRSLDLAARTIEAERRSEGGVQVLHTRLPCLITMLEATNQIRRGAMADALRAARAPIVKWSAQDVGVEDVSKCGLRGSPTVVKRVFAPSARAEKAALVEAAEQPAQALIDAIFKHQPKLEAELAALARNA, encoded by the coding sequence GTGCACAATGTCGTCTGCATTAAACAAGTTCCCGATTCTGCACAGATCCGCGTGCACCCGGTCACCAATACGATCATGCGCCAGGGCGTGCCGACGATCATCAACCCATATGACCTTTTCGCGCTCGAGGCCGCACTGGAGCTGCGCGATCGGTTCGGCGGCAAAATAACCGTGCTTACAATGGGGCCGCCGTCGGCGGAAGACTCGCTCCGAAAAGCACTGACCTTTGGCGCCGATCGCGCGATACTGCTAACCGATCGTTGCTTTGCGGGCTCCGATACCCTGGCCACAACGTACGCACTGGCAACAGCCATTCGAAAGATCGACAAGGAATATGGCCGGCCAGATCTTATCTTTACCGGCAAGCAAACCATCGACGGCGATACTGCGCAGGTCGGGCCCGGCATCGCAAAGCGGCTAGGCGTGCTTCAGCTAACCTACGTCGCCAAGGTCAGGTCGCTTGATCTCGCCGCACGCACAATTGAGGCAGAGCGGCGCTCCGAAGGTGGGGTCCAGGTTCTGCACACCAGGCTGCCGTGCCTGATCACCATGCTGGAGGCGACCAACCAGATTCGTCGTGGCGCCATGGCGGATGCCTTGCGCGCTGCGCGCGCCCCGATCGTGAAATGGAGCGCCCAGGATGTCGGCGTCGAGGACGTCTCAAAATGCGGTCTTAGGGGCTCGCCGACTGTCGTCAAGCGGGTGTTCGCTCCGTCCGCCCGCGCTGAGAAGGCGGCACTGGTTGAAGCGGCCGAGCAACCAGCGCAAGCGCTGATCGACGCCATCTTCAAGCATCAACCGAAGCTAGAAGCCGAACTCGCGGCGTTAGCCCGCAATGCTTGA
- a CDS encoding GFA family protein — translation MSKFLHLLVPGDKVGIECGEEFLTSYQFNKNVARHTFCRICGVKPFYRPRSSPSGFSVNIVCLDKRTIESV, via the coding sequence ATGTCGAAATTTTTACATTTGCTCGTGCCTGGCGACAAAGTGGGCATTGAGTGCGGCGAAGAATTTCTCACTTCGTACCAGTTTAATAAGAACGTCGCTCGGCACACGTTTTGCCGGATCTGCGGCGTAAAGCCATTCTACAGGCCTCGATCCAGTCCTTCAGGATTCAGCGTAAATATTGTATGCTTGGATAAACGAACGATCGAAAGCGTATGA
- a CDS encoding 2OG-Fe(II) oxygenase: MARAVNDKSRLLAEEALTKYRIELLVKGTVLIAPQTLFTDDDLARVDQLQTEIPEEEVREGDAGDSHSVFVKRVRVDLPGRPPSNAHGTAPAQIIELLERRHRRLTLKKILGGWSDYVIRRCQIHRMPTGSFVGIHLDAESDPDFEYAVIVQLTREFEGGEFVIYPSAYEQYVFDHHLEAYLLLHAGTGMR; this comes from the coding sequence ATGGCACGCGCAGTAAATGATAAATCCCGTCTGCTTGCAGAAGAGGCTCTCACAAAATACCGCATAGAGCTGTTGGTTAAGGGGACGGTCTTGATCGCCCCCCAGACCTTGTTCACCGATGATGACTTGGCAAGGGTCGATCAGCTGCAGACCGAGATTCCCGAAGAGGAGGTGCGGGAAGGGGATGCCGGCGATTCACACAGTGTCTTTGTGAAACGCGTCAGGGTAGATCTGCCCGGCCGCCCTCCTAGCAATGCGCATGGTACAGCTCCAGCTCAAATCATCGAGTTACTCGAAAGGAGACACCGTCGCCTCACGTTGAAAAAGATCTTAGGAGGATGGTCTGATTATGTGATTCGCCGCTGCCAAATACATCGTATGCCGACCGGATCCTTTGTTGGCATCCATTTGGATGCTGAGAGCGACCCTGATTTCGAGTACGCCGTGATTGTTCAACTCACTAGAGAATTTGAGGGGGGGGAGTTTGTGATATATCCTAGTGCGTACGAACAATACGTGTTCGACCACCATTTGGAAGCGTACTTGTTACTACATGCAGGAACCGGCATGAGGTGA
- a CDS encoding IS110 family transposase: MSASTDEVARPTLRVRGLLGRTEPILITGGRAVADYREAFVGIDVAKLRNAVAIADAGREGEVRFFGEVDASATNMRRVLGRIANRFDRVHFCYEAGPTGYGLYRLIRSLGHQCTVVAPSLIPRKPGDRVKTNRRDAVSLARLLRAGELTAVWVPDEGHEAMRDLVRARSAAVETLRIHRQQVSAFMLKHGRTYPRKKGWTMRYLRWLQEQQFDHPAHQIALQEMVEAVRVARDRVDRLERTIEEFVSTWSLEPLVRALQTLRGVDLVVAVTFATEVGDVSRFEGPRQLMGYLGLVPSERSTGEAVRRGGITKAGNGRVRHMLVESAWTYRHPPKIGKTKLYRLEQTSPAVREIAWKAQSRLTARYRKLAARGKRTTVVCTAIARELVGFMWAVARQVQTA; this comes from the coding sequence ATGTCCGCCTCTACCGATGAGGTGGCTCGCCCTACACTGCGCGTCCGAGGGTTGCTCGGGCGAACCGAGCCGATCCTCATCACAGGAGGACGAGCCGTGGCAGATTATAGGGAAGCATTCGTCGGAATCGATGTGGCCAAGCTGAGAAATGCCGTCGCGATTGCGGATGCAGGCCGGGAGGGGGAGGTTCGGTTCTTCGGCGAGGTTGATGCTTCGGCCACCAACATGCGCCGCGTCTTAGGGCGGATCGCCAACCGGTTTGACCGCGTCCACTTCTGTTACGAAGCCGGCCCGACTGGCTATGGTCTTTATCGCCTGATCCGGTCGCTCGGCCACCAATGCACGGTGGTGGCGCCGTCGCTGATCCCAAGGAAGCCGGGTGATCGTGTGAAGACGAACCGCCGGGACGCCGTTTCTCTCGCGCGGCTGCTACGCGCCGGCGAGCTGACGGCGGTATGGGTTCCCGATGAAGGTCACGAAGCGATGCGCGACCTCGTTCGCGCTCGATCGGCAGCGGTTGAGACGCTGCGCATCCACCGGCAGCAGGTGAGCGCCTTCATGCTCAAGCATGGCCGCACCTATCCCCGCAAAAAGGGCTGGACGATGCGCTATTTGCGTTGGCTCCAGGAACAACAGTTCGACCACCCCGCACATCAGATCGCGCTACAAGAAATGGTCGAAGCAGTTCGCGTCGCCAGGGACCGGGTCGACCGGCTCGAGCGCACGATCGAAGAGTTCGTCTCGACCTGGTCTCTGGAGCCGCTCGTGCGGGCGCTTCAAACATTGCGCGGCGTCGATCTGGTCGTCGCAGTGACATTCGCAACCGAGGTCGGTGACGTGAGCCGTTTTGAGGGCCCACGTCAACTTATGGGTTACCTCGGTCTGGTGCCAAGCGAGCGATCGACGGGAGAGGCTGTCAGACGTGGCGGCATCACCAAGGCCGGCAACGGCCGTGTTCGCCACATGTTGGTCGAAAGCGCCTGGACATATCGACACCCGCCGAAGATCGGCAAGACAAAACTATACCGGCTCGAACAGACGTCGCCAGCAGTGCGAGAGATTGCTTGGAAGGCGCAGAGCCGCTTGACGGCCCGGTACCGGAAGCTGGCGGCGCGCGGCAAACGAACGACGGTGGTCTGCACCGCTATCGCCCGTGAACTGGTGGGGTTCATGTGGGCGGTTGCCAGGCAAGTGCAGACAGCCTGA
- the tnpC gene encoding IS66 family transposase has product MTLSSRLAALSEECSTLATERDAAIAQRDAAIQENDKLLMILSQYKRTIFGPRSETLDIGQLSLFTIRAQAVRAAANDDVTGGRLPDGAEGRGKRPARRNRGKLPEHLPRIDVVIDIESHICPCCGEQLHKIGETVKEAFDVIPMQYRVKRIMRPRYGCRGCRQGVLQAPAPAQAIDGGMVTEALLAHVAVMKYGYQLPLYRQEQMFAAQGITLDRQTLASWMGRVAWWLKPLHALLRRAVMSYPRLFADETPLPVLDPGRGRTKVCQFWAIATDDRPWGGPAPPAVVYVFAEDRKAIRARQLFGDYDGILQVDGYAGYKGLIKNGGRLVQLAFCFAHARRKFWDVHIATKSPIAAEALQRIAMFYAIEDRIRGLPATQRAAVRQSDTRPLIEDFKPWLEARLLEVSKKSGLGKAIRYTLNHWDGLTRFIDDGRIEIDSNTVERSIKPIGLGKKNYLFAGSEGGAETWATLASLINSAKLHDIDPRHYLTDVLERIVSGRTKINQLNTLLPWNWKAERDGSEPKLAA; this is encoded by the coding sequence ATGACGCTATCGTCACGGCTTGCGGCGTTGTCGGAGGAATGCAGCACGCTGGCGACCGAGCGTGATGCAGCGATCGCCCAACGCGACGCTGCGATCCAGGAGAACGACAAGCTCCTGATGATCCTGTCCCAGTACAAGCGCACGATCTTCGGTCCGCGCTCCGAGACACTGGATATCGGACAGCTGTCTCTCTTCACCATCAGGGCACAGGCGGTTCGTGCCGCCGCCAACGACGACGTGACCGGAGGCAGGCTGCCTGACGGAGCGGAGGGCCGTGGAAAGCGACCGGCGCGACGCAACCGGGGGAAGCTTCCGGAGCATTTGCCGCGCATCGATGTCGTGATCGATATCGAGAGCCACATCTGCCCTTGCTGCGGCGAGCAGCTGCACAAGATCGGGGAGACCGTCAAGGAAGCCTTCGACGTCATTCCGATGCAGTACCGGGTCAAGCGCATCATGCGTCCACGGTACGGCTGCCGGGGATGCCGCCAGGGTGTTCTGCAGGCACCCGCGCCGGCCCAGGCGATCGACGGTGGAATGGTGACGGAAGCCTTGCTGGCCCACGTCGCGGTGATGAAATACGGCTACCAGCTGCCGCTGTATCGCCAGGAACAGATGTTTGCCGCCCAAGGCATCACGCTCGACCGGCAAACGCTGGCCTCGTGGATGGGCCGCGTCGCCTGGTGGCTGAAGCCGCTTCACGCGCTGTTGCGCCGCGCAGTGATGTCCTACCCGCGGCTGTTTGCCGACGAGACGCCGCTGCCAGTTCTCGATCCCGGCCGTGGCAGAACCAAAGTCTGCCAGTTCTGGGCGATCGCCACCGACGACCGCCCGTGGGGCGGCCCGGCGCCGCCGGCAGTAGTCTACGTGTTCGCCGAGGATCGCAAGGCAATCCGCGCCAGGCAGCTGTTTGGAGACTACGACGGCATCCTGCAGGTCGACGGCTACGCCGGGTACAAGGGGCTGATTAAAAACGGCGGCCGTCTGGTGCAACTGGCGTTCTGCTTCGCGCATGCGCGGCGGAAGTTCTGGGACGTCCACATCGCGACGAAATCGCCGATTGCCGCGGAAGCGCTGCAGCGGATCGCGATGTTCTACGCCATTGAGGATCGCATTCGCGGTTTGCCGGCGACGCAGCGAGCTGCGGTGCGACAATCCGACACCAGACCGCTGATCGAGGACTTCAAGCCCTGGCTCGAGGCGCGACTGCTGGAAGTCTCAAAGAAATCCGGCCTTGGCAAGGCGATCCGCTACACCCTCAACCATTGGGATGGCCTGACGCGATTCATCGATGATGGGCGCATCGAGATCGACAGCAATACGGTCGAACGCAGCATCAAGCCGATCGGGCTGGGAAAGAAAAACTATCTGTTCGCAGGCAGTGAGGGCGGCGCCGAAACCTGGGCCACTCTCGCATCACTCATCAACTCCGCAAAGCTTCACGACATCGACCCACGGCACTATCTTACTGATGTTCTCGAGCGCATCGTCTCCGGACGTACCAAGATCAATCAGCTGAACACGCTGCTGCCGTGGAATTGGAAAGCCGAGCGCGATGGTTCGGAGCCAAAGCTCGCCGCTTGA
- the tnpB gene encoding IS66 family insertion sequence element accessory protein TnpB (TnpB, as the term is used for proteins encoded by IS66 family insertion elements, is considered an accessory protein, since TnpC, encoded by a neighboring gene, is a DDE family transposase.), producing MIGLRAGLSIWIATQPVDFRRGMDSLAMLVSEAFGADPFDGGLYVFRSKRRDRVKILTWDGSGLVLYYKRIEGQFTWPPIKEGVMSLSHAQLSVLLDGSDWKRVPMRVVDQPMRAG from the coding sequence ATGATCGGGCTTCGAGCTGGGTTGTCGATCTGGATTGCGACGCAGCCGGTCGATTTCCGCCGCGGCATGGACTCGCTGGCGATGCTGGTGAGCGAGGCCTTTGGAGCCGATCCGTTCGACGGCGGACTTTATGTCTTCCGCTCCAAGCGCCGAGATCGCGTGAAGATCCTGACTTGGGATGGAAGCGGCCTTGTCCTTTACTACAAAAGAATCGAGGGGCAGTTCACCTGGCCGCCGATCAAGGAAGGCGTCATGTCGCTATCTCATGCTCAGCTCTCGGTGCTGCTCGATGGCTCGGACTGGAAGCGTGTGCCGATGCGAGTTGTGGATCAGCCGATGCGAGCTGGTTGA
- the tnpA gene encoding IS66-like element accessory protein TnpA: MPILEHGADTLQRVEIITGTGRRRRWSTDAKAAIVAESFAPGASVSAVARRHDISPSLLFLWRRQATRAQVAERGDRGMPPGFVPVAITGCGRPSEEQAAIEIEVGAIRIRVRGTVDREALCEVLAAVGTVGR, encoded by the coding sequence ATGCCTATCCTCGAACACGGCGCCGACACGCTGCAGCGTGTCGAGATCATCACCGGGACGGGCCGACGTCGGCGCTGGTCGACCGATGCGAAGGCGGCGATTGTTGCGGAGAGTTTTGCGCCGGGTGCAAGCGTGTCCGCAGTGGCGCGGCGACACGACATCAGTCCAAGCCTGTTGTTTCTCTGGCGTCGCCAGGCTACGCGGGCGCAGGTCGCGGAGCGCGGGGACAGAGGCATGCCACCTGGCTTTGTGCCGGTCGCGATCACCGGCTGTGGGCGCCCGAGTGAGGAGCAGGCGGCGATCGAGATCGAGGTCGGCGCGATTCGCATCCGTGTCAGGGGGACAGTGGACCGGGAGGCACTGTGCGAGGTGCTGGCGGCGGTCGGGACGGTTGGTCGATGA
- the tnpB gene encoding IS66 family insertion sequence element accessory protein TnpB (TnpB, as the term is used for proteins encoded by IS66 family insertion elements, is considered an accessory protein, since TnpC, encoded by a neighboring gene, is a DDE family transposase.) yields MIGPSGAVRVMVATKPVDFRKGMEGLATLVRESMRADPFSGAVYVFRAKRADRIKLVFWDGTGLCLFAKRLEDGIFRWPKIEDGVMRLSAAQLSALLEGLDWRLVHEARETSTPTQAG; encoded by the coding sequence GTGATCGGTCCGTCGGGTGCGGTCCGGGTGATGGTGGCGACCAAGCCGGTGGACTTCCGTAAGGGGATGGAAGGGCTCGCGACCCTGGTGCGCGAGAGCATGCGGGCAGATCCATTCTCGGGAGCTGTCTATGTGTTCCGGGCCAAGCGGGCGGATCGGATCAAGCTGGTGTTCTGGGACGGAACGGGTCTGTGCCTGTTCGCCAAGAGGCTCGAGGATGGGATCTTCCGCTGGCCGAAGATCGAGGACGGCGTGATGCGCCTGTCGGCGGCGCAATTGTCGGCGCTGCTGGAAGGGCTCGACTGGCGGCTTGTGCATGAGGCGCGGGAGACGTCGACGCCAACGCAGGCCGGATAG
- the tnpA gene encoding IS66-like element accessory protein TnpA — protein sequence MRRLEVFTGAGRRRKWSDGDKARIVAEIVASGDSVCSVARRHGLSPQQLFGWRRQLREAAGGHSAIEEVQFVPAVVDAAVPAPAVDRERKAVRCKAKADTRARRCDAGIIEIEVDGIMIRAGRGADTTMVASIVQALKASR from the coding sequence CGGAAGTGGAGCGATGGGGACAAGGCGCGGATCGTTGCGGAGATCGTGGCGAGCGGCGACTCGGTCTGTTCGGTAGCCCGACGGCATGGATTGTCACCGCAGCAGTTGTTTGGCTGGCGACGTCAGTTGCGAGAAGCAGCAGGCGGTCATTCCGCAATAGAAGAAGTACAGTTTGTGCCGGCGGTGGTGGATGCCGCGGTGCCGGCGCCCGCTGTTGACCGGGAGCGCAAAGCGGTGCGCTGCAAGGCCAAAGCGGATACCCGGGCTCGCCGTTGCGATGCCGGGATTATCGAGATCGAAGTCGACGGCATCATGATCCGGGCCGGTCGTGGTGCGGATACGACGATGGTTGCGTCGATTGTCCAGGCGCTGAAGGCGAGCCGGTGA